The following are encoded in a window of Brettanomyces bruxellensis chromosome 9, complete sequence genomic DNA:
- a CDS encoding uncharacterized protein (BUSCO:EOG092643S6), whose protein sequence is MASAKRIRQDMVNSAVTFLLDGTISNSPLAKKIEFLQSKGLTDDEVQEAIRQAQTSASGTKPSQQSLSKIAGSSVPNTPPKDYQISNNHDESNIGKDGRPMYPMYYANAPQLSSERDWKDYLILGAATAGLMYGAYKVVRNYVVPKVFPASKNELEKDKESVDHEFKRVQSLLDKFDEDQKEFYKKQEAKSAKIDETMVEIDKIISKTNEKNLQNEETLKFLKLQVDNIKMALMKSLESQKQTIGTELGSLEKEVDDLKLELRALSTGKQPSGADFFTKSSDSQIALSSSSRAYSPGSSLPESGHVEGPDKKSRSNSASPDAYSNLKIPSPASVPSVNDILGKSSGNKPEMANIHDVIQNQDENKKVELPAWQKAALNEETSSLNDQKGEPEDSEEIPSWQMNPAS, encoded by the coding sequence ATGGCCTCGGCTAAACGGATCCGCCAGGATATGGTCAACTCAGCGGTTACTTTTTTGCTCGACGGCACTATTTCAAATTCGCCTCTTGCTAAAAAGattgaatttcttcaatCCAAAGGATTGACAGATGACGAAGTTCAGGAGGCAATTCGCCAAGCACAGACATCAGCATCCGGCACAAAGCCTAGTCAGCAGTCTTTGTCGAAGATAGCAGGATCTTCTGTCCCAAATACTCCTCCAAAGGATTACCAAATAAGCAATAATCACGATGAAAGCAATATTGGTAAAGATGGCAGGCCAATGTATCCAATGTACTATGCAAACGCACCTCAACTTTCCTCTGAGCGTGACTGGAAGGATTACTTGATCCTGGGGGCTGCCACAGCTGGTCTGATGTATGGTGCCTACAAGGTAGTCCGGAACTATGTGGTTCCTAAAGTTTTCCCCGCGTCTAAAAACGAACTTGAGAAGGATAAAGAGTCTGTCGATCACGAATTTAAGCGTGTGCAGTCTCTTTTGGACAAGTTTGATGAGGACCAGAAGGAGTTCTACAAGAAGCAGGAGGCGAAAAGTGCGAAGATCGACGAAACCATGGTGGAAATAGATAAGATTATCAGCAAGACAAACGAGAAGAACTTGCAGAACGAGGAAACACTCAAATTCTTGAAGTTGCAGGTCGACAACATCAAGATGGCACTCATGAAGTCACTGGAAAGCCAGAAGCAGACGATTGGCACCGAGTTGGGCTCTCTTGAAAAGgaagttgatgatttgAAGCTTGAATTGAGGGCTCTTTCAACTGGGAAGCAGCCTTCGGGAGCCGATTTTTTTACCAAATCCAGTGATTCTCAAATTGCGCTTTCCTCCTCATCAAGAGCATATTCTCCAGGGTCTTCTTTGCCCGAATCCGGCCATGTTGAGGGCCCAGACAAGAAATCCAGGTCTAATTCCGCCTCTCCAGACGCATATTCCAATCTAAAGATTCCTTCACCGGCTTCTGTTCCATCTGTGAATGATATACTAGGAAAATCCAGCGGCAACAAGCCGGAAATGGCCAACATACACGATGTGATACAGAATCAGGACGAAAATAAGAAGGTTGAGCTCCCAGCATGGCAAAAGGCTGCCCTAAATGAAGAAACCTCGTCGTTAAACGATCAGAAAGGCGAGCCTGAGGACTCGGAGGAAATACCGTCGTGGCAAATGAATCCAGCATCGTGA